Proteins encoded in a region of the Candidatus Zixiibacteriota bacterium genome:
- a CDS encoding dihydroorotate dehydrogenase electron transfer subunit translates to MRRHRLVTLLSTRRVGPNVFQQRFEDPLIARRARAGQFVHLLPGSEQLFRRAFSVYATDPDAETFDVLHQVYGEGTRLLSCLPRGASIDAIGPLGNRFTVPPRGHTPVLVGGGLGMAPLRLWAAELLDSGTSKRSAPPLLVLGARNRALCVTPYALPGLSRRTHWATDDGSRGIHGTAVSLLERLIAEQQIDAHAATVYGCGPEPMLRALATVCAGHGMPCQVSLERSMPCGFGVCMGCVVRARDTSGYDTFKRVCRDGPVFDSHAIIL, encoded by the coding sequence GTGAGGCGACACCGCTTAGTCACCCTGCTGTCAACCCGACGCGTCGGGCCCAACGTTTTCCAACAACGATTTGAAGATCCGTTGATCGCGCGACGGGCGCGGGCGGGACAGTTCGTGCATTTGTTGCCCGGGTCTGAGCAGCTCTTTCGTCGTGCCTTTTCGGTCTATGCCACCGACCCGGACGCCGAAACGTTTGATGTGCTGCATCAAGTCTACGGCGAGGGAACGCGGCTGTTGTCGTGTCTGCCGAGGGGGGCCAGCATCGATGCCATTGGTCCACTGGGAAATCGCTTCACAGTTCCACCGCGCGGGCACACGCCAGTTTTGGTCGGAGGCGGCTTGGGCATGGCGCCGTTGCGACTTTGGGCGGCAGAGCTGCTCGACTCCGGAACTTCGAAACGGTCTGCGCCGCCGCTGCTGGTACTCGGCGCGCGCAATCGTGCGCTCTGCGTGACACCGTATGCGCTCCCGGGACTGTCCAGGCGGACACACTGGGCGACCGATGATGGATCACGCGGAATTCACGGCACTGCGGTCTCTTTGTTGGAACGTCTCATTGCCGAACAACAGATCGATGCGCATGCCGCCACCGTTTACGGATGCGGCCCCGAACCGATGCTGCGCGCGCTGGCAACGGTGTGTGCGGGGCATGGCATGCCGTGTCAAGTTTCGCTGGAGCGTTCGATGCCGTGCGGGTTCGGTGTCTGCATGGGTTGCGTCGTGCGCGCCCGAGACACGTCGGGGTACGACACTTTCAAACGCGTCTGTCGCGATGGTCCCGTCTTCGACAGTCACGCGATCATTCTCTAA
- a CDS encoding dihydroorotate dehydrogenase, whose protein sequence is MKTAKRRQPDLSVTIAGIQFATPVWTASGTAGTGEEINQWCDVRHLGAMVTKSVSLSPRAGHPYPRTVETASGLLNAIGLQNKGIEAFVREELPRLREMPTRVVVNLVGDTQEEYAELARRLSAEDGIDAYELNLSCPNVEKGIDQGADPQWVGSCTAKVRAATERPMIVKLTPNTHDIDALARAAEDAGADAISAINTLVGMAVNHRTFGPRLANVTGGLSGPAVKPVALALVYKIARAVRIPVIGIGGIAAGTDAAEFLIIGASAVQVGTATFRQPDAAVTVADELSDYLQEKGMKSVGELIGRFDAPKPKLTGAG, encoded by the coding sequence ATGAAGACAGCCAAACGCAGGCAGCCCGACCTCTCTGTCACGATTGCGGGGATTCAGTTTGCCACGCCGGTCTGGACCGCGTCGGGGACCGCCGGCACCGGCGAGGAAATCAACCAATGGTGCGACGTCCGACATCTCGGGGCGATGGTGACCAAGTCGGTCTCGCTAAGTCCGCGAGCAGGACATCCGTATCCGCGTACCGTCGAGACGGCGAGTGGCCTGCTCAACGCCATTGGTCTGCAGAACAAAGGGATCGAGGCCTTCGTGCGCGAGGAACTGCCGCGTCTGCGCGAGATGCCGACGCGCGTGGTCGTCAATCTGGTCGGCGACACGCAGGAGGAGTACGCCGAACTGGCACGCCGCCTCTCCGCTGAAGACGGAATCGACGCGTACGAACTGAATCTCTCCTGTCCGAACGTCGAGAAGGGAATCGATCAGGGCGCCGATCCGCAGTGGGTCGGATCCTGCACGGCGAAAGTCCGTGCCGCGACCGAACGCCCGATGATCGTCAAGCTGACGCCGAACACGCACGACATCGACGCGCTGGCGCGTGCCGCCGAGGATGCCGGCGCCGACGCGATCTCGGCGATCAATACGCTGGTCGGCATGGCCGTCAATCACCGCACGTTCGGGCCGCGGCTGGCGAATGTCACTGGCGGACTGTCAGGTCCGGCGGTCAAACCCGTGGCGCTGGCGCTGGTCTACAAGATCGCACGCGCGGTGCGCATCCCGGTCATCGGTATCGGCGGCATCGCCGCCGGTACTGACGCCGCCGAATTCCTGATCATCGGCGCAAGCGCCGTGCAAGTCGGCACCGCGACATTCCGCCAACCGGATGCCGCCGTGACGGTCGCAGACGAACTATCCGACTATCTCCAAGAGAAGGGAATGAAGAGCGTCGGCGAGTTGATCGGGCGGTTTGACGCTCCCAAGCCGAAGTTGACAGGAGCCGGATAA
- the pyrF gene encoding orotidine-5'-phosphate decarboxylase: protein MTSFQDKLSQRARATGGILCVGLDPDPEQMPKSMTGSPDSLYGFCSPIVAATKRYAVAYKPNLAFFEAHGSRGIAQLERLLAEIPSDIPTILDGKRGDIGNTARLYARFLFEHLNGDAATVSPYLGRDSLDPFFAYEGRIPFVLCVTSNLGAQDVQLAPSGDRRIYHRIIDLLERMGKPYGLVTGATHVALLEEIRRLAPNAPLLIPGIGAQGGDLSATLAAVAGGAALVNVSRDILYASTGEDFAEAAGRRAQWYVEQMKPHCHTSL from the coding sequence GTGACCTCGTTCCAGGACAAACTCAGCCAACGTGCCCGCGCGACCGGCGGCATCCTCTGCGTCGGCTTGGATCCCGATCCGGAGCAGATGCCGAAATCGATGACGGGCTCTCCCGATTCGCTGTATGGGTTTTGTTCGCCGATCGTGGCGGCAACGAAGCGATATGCTGTTGCCTACAAGCCCAATCTGGCGTTCTTCGAAGCGCATGGCTCGCGCGGCATCGCCCAGCTTGAGCGCCTGCTGGCGGAGATACCCAGCGACATTCCGACCATTCTCGACGGCAAGCGCGGCGACATCGGCAACACCGCGCGCCTGTACGCCCGGTTTCTCTTCGAGCATTTGAATGGCGACGCCGCCACAGTCAGCCCGTATCTGGGACGCGATTCGCTCGACCCGTTTTTCGCCTACGAGGGCCGTATCCCATTCGTGCTGTGCGTGACCTCCAATCTGGGTGCTCAAGATGTCCAATTGGCGCCGAGCGGCGATAGACGAATCTATCATCGGATCATCGATCTGCTCGAACGGATGGGGAAGCCGTATGGTCTGGTGACCGGCGCGACACATGTTGCGTTGCTCGAAGAAATCCGACGTCTCGCGCCGAACGCCCCGCTGCTCATTCCCGGAATCGGCGCTCAAGGGGGCGATCTCTCGGCGACACTCGCCGCGGTCGCCGGTGGCGCGGCGCTGGTCAATGTTTCACGCGATATCCTGTATGCGTCCACCGGCGAGGACTTCGCCGAAGCCGCCGGACGGCGCGCGCAGTGGTATGTTGAACAGATGAAACCGCACTGCCACACGTCGCTATGA
- a CDS encoding NAD(P)H-hydrate dehydratase — translation MNPSDCQRIVTPTQMQAIDRRAIESLGVPGLTLMENAGRGIAEGVRDRIFDGDVSDKRIAIICGPGNNGGDGFVAGRYLIEMGATVTAFLTEKAATLTGGAKTNAERYRGMNQVIIEIAEGTEFPDFGDHDCLVDAIFGTGFHGRIEGTIARVIEAMNESGLPIVAIDTPSGLDNAAGALGVPSVYATHTMALACSKRGQWFWPGRMAVGELTTIDIGIPREAVDAENVKLSLITEEYVAGALPQRPPDVHKGHFGKALIVGGSVGMSGAVVLAVRAAMRSGLGLSYAAVPASLANLVDAGSIETVVRPLPEVRQRRCLATRSLGEILKLCESVEAVAIGPGLGTHHETQELVRRLIARRTKPTVLDADGLNACAAATSVFQSATDAPLILTPHVGEMARLLGMDPSEVAADREAIARRAAAQFACIVVMKGAPTFVAEPSGHVWLNPTGNSGMATGGSGDVLTGLIVSFLAQGCDALTASLLGVFIHGAAGDLAAAELGERSLIATDLIDALPEVLGHLEA, via the coding sequence ATGAACCCCTCCGACTGCCAGCGCATCGTCACCCCGACGCAGATGCAGGCGATCGACCGGCGCGCGATCGAGTCGCTCGGCGTCCCCGGCCTGACATTGATGGAGAATGCTGGACGCGGTATCGCCGAAGGTGTACGCGACCGCATCTTCGACGGCGATGTCTCCGACAAACGCATCGCGATCATCTGCGGCCCCGGCAACAACGGCGGCGATGGATTTGTGGCGGGACGCTATCTGATCGAGATGGGCGCTACTGTCACGGCGTTTCTGACTGAGAAAGCCGCGACTCTCACGGGCGGTGCGAAGACCAATGCCGAGCGCTACCGCGGCATGAATCAGGTGATTATTGAGATTGCAGAGGGGACCGAGTTTCCCGACTTCGGCGACCATGACTGCCTCGTCGACGCCATCTTCGGCACCGGTTTTCATGGCCGAATCGAAGGGACGATCGCGCGTGTCATCGAAGCGATGAACGAGTCGGGATTGCCGATAGTCGCCATCGATACGCCGTCCGGGCTCGACAATGCGGCCGGCGCATTGGGGGTGCCGAGCGTTTATGCCACGCACACGATGGCCTTGGCGTGCAGCAAACGCGGCCAATGGTTCTGGCCCGGGCGCATGGCCGTTGGGGAACTGACGACCATTGACATCGGGATTCCGCGCGAAGCGGTCGATGCTGAGAATGTGAAGCTCTCGTTGATTACCGAAGAATATGTAGCGGGTGCGCTGCCGCAACGCCCCCCGGACGTCCACAAGGGCCATTTCGGCAAGGCGCTCATCGTCGGCGGGTCGGTGGGGATGAGCGGCGCCGTTGTCTTGGCCGTGCGCGCTGCGATGCGCAGCGGGTTGGGATTGTCGTATGCCGCGGTGCCTGCTTCGCTGGCCAATCTGGTCGATGCCGGGTCCATCGAAACAGTTGTGCGTCCGTTGCCCGAAGTGCGGCAACGTCGCTGCCTCGCCACACGCTCACTCGGCGAGATTCTCAAGCTGTGTGAATCTGTCGAGGCTGTGGCCATCGGTCCCGGTCTCGGGACGCATCACGAGACACAGGAATTGGTCCGGCGCCTGATCGCCCGCCGCACCAAGCCGACTGTGCTGGATGCCGATGGGCTGAATGCCTGCGCCGCCGCCACGTCAGTGTTTCAATCGGCAACCGATGCCCCTCTCATTCTGACGCCGCATGTCGGTGAGATGGCGCGCCTGCTCGGCATGGATCCGTCGGAGGTTGCCGCCGACCGCGAAGCAATCGCGCGTCGGGCTGCGGCACAATTCGCATGCATTGTCGTGATGAAAGGCGCGCCGACTTTTGTCGCCGAGCCATCGGGGCATGTGTGGCTCAATCCCACCGGGAATTCCGGCATGGCGACCGGCGGCTCGGGCGATGTCCTCACCGGGCTGATCGTCTCATTCCTTGCGCAGGGATGCGATGCGCTCACTGCTTCTTTGCTCGGAGTCTTCATTCACGGCGCTGCCGGCGATTTGGCCGCCGCCGAACTGGGCGAGCGCTCACTGATCGCAACCGACTTGATCGACGCGCTGCCGGAGGTGCTGGGGCATTTGGAGGCGTAG
- a CDS encoding ABC transporter permease: MNWTRFGAVANKEFIQMRRDRVTFAIMLGIPVLQLILFGYAINTQVDHIPLVVCDLSQSSHGRELTDRLINTTFFDLVAQVPTYREAKETMDSEDAKAALLIPADYPRRLKRGDAEVGLLVDAADPLLAQSAMSTAAQLGQLMNIEILRGELFGAGAARFPIEVRARALYNPSLDSPTYIVPGLIGVILTMTMVLITAGAIVRERERGTFESLITTPVSKLELMIGKIIPYIVVGYVQMTFVLLIGRFLFGVQIHGSLWLLYGVGFLFIVASLGVGMFLSTLGRTQLQTMQMAFFFFLPNILLSGFMFPIASMPWIVQKLSNLLPLTYFLVVLRGIVLKGTGPVDLWPHIWPLLIFAPLTVTLGVLKFSKKLS; the protein is encoded by the coding sequence ATGAATTGGACCCGTTTCGGCGCGGTGGCCAACAAAGAGTTTATTCAGATGCGGCGCGACCGTGTCACCTTCGCGATCATGCTCGGCATTCCGGTCCTGCAGCTAATTCTCTTCGGATACGCGATCAACACGCAGGTCGATCATATCCCGCTGGTGGTCTGCGACTTGTCGCAGTCGTCGCACGGACGCGAACTGACCGACCGTCTCATCAACACGACGTTTTTCGATTTGGTCGCGCAGGTGCCGACTTATCGCGAGGCCAAGGAGACGATGGACAGCGAGGATGCCAAAGCGGCGCTGTTGATCCCGGCCGACTATCCGCGACGGCTCAAGCGCGGCGATGCCGAGGTCGGATTGTTGGTTGATGCGGCCGATCCGCTCCTGGCGCAGTCGGCAATGTCGACGGCGGCACAGCTCGGTCAGTTGATGAACATCGAAATCCTGCGCGGAGAACTGTTCGGTGCGGGCGCCGCCCGGTTCCCGATCGAGGTCCGTGCCCGGGCGCTATACAATCCGAGTCTTGATTCGCCGACCTACATCGTGCCGGGACTGATCGGGGTGATCTTGACAATGACCATGGTGCTGATCACCGCGGGGGCAATCGTGCGTGAACGCGAACGCGGCACGTTTGAGAGTCTGATCACGACGCCCGTCTCCAAGCTCGAATTGATGATCGGCAAGATCATCCCCTACATCGTGGTCGGGTATGTGCAGATGACCTTCGTGCTGCTGATCGGCCGCTTTTTGTTCGGGGTGCAGATTCACGGCAGTTTGTGGCTGCTGTACGGGGTCGGATTCCTCTTCATCGTCGCCAGTCTGGGGGTGGGGATGTTTCTCTCCACGCTGGGCAGGACGCAGTTGCAGACGATGCAGATGGCGTTCTTCTTCTTCCTGCCGAACATTCTGCTGTCGGGATTCATGTTTCCGATCGCCTCGATGCCATGGATCGTTCAGAAACTGTCGAACCTTCTGCCGTTGACCTACTTCCTTGTCGTGTTGCGTGGAATTGTCCTGAAGGGAACCGGCCCTGTCGACCTGTGGCCGCACATTTGGCCGTTGCTCATCTTCGCGCCGCTGACCGTGACTCTGGGCGTGCTGAAGTTCTCCAAGAAACTGTCGTGA
- a CDS encoding ABC transporter ATP-binding protein, with product MNNDPSEVAVSVRGLSRRFDNLIAVDGIEFDIRRGEVFGFLGPNGSGKTTTIRMLCGILPPTGGEGTVLGLDVATQGEAIKSRIGYMSQRFSLYDDLTVTENLRFYAGVQCVPRHRIRDRMAAMLSLSGLSERPHQLAGHLSGGWKQRLALACALVHEPAMVFLDEPTSGVDPVSRRRFWDMIYHIADEGTTVLVTTHYMDEAEQFDRMVFIHRGRLIATGTPDDLKARHFDARQWSVDCTPLARAADSLRNAPFVQDVSIPGNVLRITTQRNFTDASLIERMLTDRGVTVRAVNESEPSLEDVFVHLSETLERRDRVAGGGA from the coding sequence GTGAACAATGACCCTTCAGAAGTCGCCGTCTCGGTGCGCGGCTTGAGCCGACGTTTCGACAATCTCATCGCGGTCGACGGCATCGAGTTCGACATTCGGCGGGGTGAAGTCTTCGGTTTTTTGGGGCCCAACGGCTCCGGCAAGACCACGACCATCCGCATGCTCTGCGGCATTCTGCCGCCGACCGGCGGCGAGGGAACGGTGCTCGGGCTGGACGTCGCCACACAGGGCGAAGCGATAAAATCCCGCATCGGTTACATGTCGCAGCGCTTTTCGCTGTATGACGATCTGACAGTGACCGAAAACCTGCGCTTTTACGCCGGAGTTCAATGTGTGCCGCGCCATCGCATCCGCGATCGCATGGCTGCCATGCTCTCACTCAGCGGGCTCTCGGAGCGGCCACATCAGCTTGCAGGGCATCTCTCCGGAGGCTGGAAGCAACGTCTGGCGCTGGCCTGCGCGTTGGTGCACGAACCGGCGATGGTGTTTCTGGACGAGCCGACCTCGGGCGTCGATCCGGTCTCGCGGCGGCGATTCTGGGACATGATCTACCATATTGCCGATGAGGGGACCACGGTGCTGGTCACGACCCACTACATGGACGAAGCTGAGCAATTCGATCGTATGGTGTTCATTCATCGGGGCAGACTGATTGCGACCGGCACGCCCGATGATCTCAAGGCCCGGCACTTCGACGCGCGTCAGTGGTCGGTCGACTGTACGCCGCTGGCCCGGGCCGCCGACTCGTTGCGCAATGCACCATTCGTGCAGGATGTCTCGATTCCGGGCAACGTATTGCGCATCACGACGCAGCGCAATTTCACCGATGCGTCGCTGATTGAACGGATGCTGACCGACCGAGGTGTAACGGTGCGCGCCGTGAATGAGTCGGAGCCGTCATTGGAAGATGTCTTCGTGCACCTGTCGGAGACATTGGAGCGCCGCGACCGGGTCGCAGGAGGCGGCGCATGA
- a CDS encoding efflux RND transporter periplasmic adaptor subunit, producing the protein MTRFAVTGLLLAVVGACSGRDGQIVLSGTLETDDHDLIAPATAQLFAIRVREGDAVAVGDTVAVLDTIAAAAAYRAARATANEAQARVKDLEAGSDVEKIRAARAEVEIAQYNRDQAERDLVRSDSLFAAKLIDSRSLEQARLSRDNARAAVTVAEERLADLRRGARVHELEAAEAARDRAVSQLDAARRSHDQLILIAQHDGVIQWLPYQVGEYVRAGRAVVTIHDADKLWARVYLPEEYLNRVSPGMTVSFRVDAHPGTSFGATVVHVAATAEFTPRDVQTPDERLNLVYAIKLTVDPGQEELRAGMPADFVFDSDQP; encoded by the coding sequence ATGACCCGATTTGCGGTCACCGGCTTACTTTTGGCGGTTGTCGGGGCGTGTTCGGGCCGCGATGGACAAATTGTCCTCTCCGGAACACTGGAGACCGACGACCATGACCTGATTGCCCCGGCCACGGCGCAATTGTTCGCCATTCGCGTCCGTGAGGGCGATGCCGTTGCAGTGGGGGACACGGTGGCGGTTCTGGATACGATTGCCGCCGCGGCGGCGTATCGCGCCGCGCGGGCCACGGCGAACGAGGCACAGGCGCGCGTCAAGGATCTGGAAGCCGGTTCCGATGTGGAGAAAATACGCGCGGCGCGTGCCGAGGTCGAGATCGCGCAGTACAACCGTGACCAGGCCGAGCGGGACCTGGTCCGTTCCGATTCACTTTTTGCCGCCAAGTTGATCGACTCCCGCTCGCTGGAGCAGGCACGCCTATCCCGCGACAACGCCCGCGCGGCGGTGACGGTCGCCGAAGAACGGTTGGCCGATCTGCGCCGGGGTGCGCGCGTGCACGAGCTGGAGGCCGCCGAAGCGGCGCGAGATCGGGCTGTCTCTCAGTTGGATGCCGCGCGTCGGTCACATGACCAATTGATCCTGATCGCGCAGCACGATGGCGTTATACAGTGGCTCCCGTATCAGGTCGGCGAGTACGTTCGGGCAGGACGAGCAGTCGTCACGATTCACGATGCCGACAAACTCTGGGCACGGGTGTACCTGCCGGAAGAATACCTCAATCGTGTCTCGCCGGGGATGACAGTTTCCTTCCGGGTCGACGCGCACCCCGGGACATCGTTTGGGGCGACCGTGGTGCATGTCGCAGCCACTGCCGAATTCACGCCCCGCGATGTGCAGACCCCCGATGAGCGTCTCAATCTCGTCTACGCGATCAAACTGACAGTCGACCCCGGACAAGAGGAACTGCGCGCCGGGATGCCCGCCGACTTTGTCTTCGATTCCGACCAGCCGTGA
- the moeB gene encoding molybdopterin-synthase adenylyltransferase MoeB: protein MRRRIAGFQAVTDTMILDPGQLRRWSRQVRLPQLGPEGQEKLAAATVAIVGVGGLGCPAALYLAAAGVGTLGLIDDDAVDATNLQRQVLFTERDIGRGKVEVAAQRLAAMHERLTINQHATRLTAANARELLAQYEIVVDGNDNFPTRYAVNDACVLSGKPNVYGSVLQFEGRASLFVPGHGPCYRCLYAEPPPPGLVPNCADAGVLGVLPGVIGSIQAAEAIKWICGIGETLVGRLLVIDMLAMSFDEFEVARNPQCALCGDTPTITEPVAYTEFCDTSANAGEYPDDDYDRDDRITPRVAKRRIDAGDPIVLLDVREPIELQMAAVQPSQWLPLGEFEQRWQREILPHRHDEVIVLCHHGVRSRMVVDFLREQGFARAKNLDGGIDRWSTDADRSIPRY, encoded by the coding sequence GTGCGTAGAAGAATCGCAGGTTTCCAGGCCGTAACCGACACGATGATACTCGATCCCGGACAACTCCGCCGCTGGTCGCGCCAGGTCCGCCTGCCGCAGCTCGGCCCCGAAGGGCAGGAAAAGCTCGCCGCGGCCACAGTGGCGATCGTCGGGGTCGGAGGACTGGGGTGTCCGGCCGCGCTCTACTTGGCGGCGGCGGGTGTCGGAACGCTTGGCTTGATCGACGATGATGCAGTCGATGCGACCAATCTGCAACGGCAGGTGCTCTTCACCGAGCGCGATATCGGCAGGGGCAAGGTGGAAGTCGCCGCGCAGCGTTTGGCGGCGATGCACGAGCGACTGACCATCAATCAGCATGCGACCCGTCTGACCGCAGCCAACGCGCGTGAATTGCTCGCGCAATACGAGATCGTTGTCGACGGCAACGATAACTTTCCGACACGATACGCGGTCAACGACGCCTGTGTCCTGTCGGGCAAACCGAACGTATACGGGAGTGTCCTGCAGTTCGAAGGTCGGGCGTCGCTGTTTGTGCCGGGCCACGGCCCGTGCTACCGGTGTCTCTACGCCGAGCCTCCTCCTCCCGGACTGGTGCCCAATTGCGCCGACGCGGGCGTGCTCGGAGTGCTGCCGGGTGTCATCGGCTCGATCCAGGCCGCCGAGGCGATCAAATGGATCTGCGGGATCGGTGAAACATTGGTTGGACGTCTGCTGGTCATTGATATGCTGGCGATGAGCTTCGATGAGTTCGAAGTCGCGCGCAACCCGCAATGCGCGCTGTGCGGAGACACGCCGACAATCACCGAGCCGGTTGCGTACACCGAGTTTTGCGATACTTCGGCGAATGCGGGCGAGTATCCCGATGATGACTACGATCGGGACGATCGCATCACGCCGCGCGTCGCCAAGCGGCGTATCGATGCCGGTGATCCGATTGTTCTGTTGGATGTGCGTGAGCCGATTGAATTGCAGATGGCGGCCGTGCAACCGTCGCAATGGCTGCCATTGGGCGAATTCGAACAGCGCTGGCAACGGGAAATCTTGCCGCATCGCCACGACGAAGTCATCGTGCTCTGCCATCACGGGGTCCGGTCGCGCATGGTGGTCGATTTCCTCCGCGAACAGGGATTCGCCCGCGCCAAGAATCTCGACGGCGGAATCGATCGCTGGTCCACCGACGCCGACCGTTCGATCCCACGGTACTGA
- the moaD gene encoding molybdopterin converting factor subunit 1: MTETITVTVKLFAAYRDMLGRKEQSVTINPGETVASLYDRLIAERASEALRRATLFAVNESYVPRDMVLKDGDRVAFIPPVSGG, translated from the coding sequence ATGACAGAGACGATCACTGTCACAGTAAAGCTGTTCGCTGCCTACCGCGACATGTTGGGACGCAAAGAGCAGTCGGTGACCATCAACCCCGGCGAGACAGTGGCGTCGTTGTATGATCGGCTGATCGCGGAGCGCGCCTCCGAGGCACTCCGGCGTGCCACGCTGTTTGCCGTGAATGAATCGTACGTCCCACGTGATATGGTGCTCAAAGACGGCGACCGTGTCGCGTTCATTCCGCCGGTGTCGGGAGGTTGA
- a CDS encoding molybdenum cofactor biosynthesis protein MoaE, translated as MKAAPHIAITDQPFTVSETESLVADPANGAVCSFSGLVRDNSHGKTVTMLEYDAYVPMAEKLMRMIAEEIDREFPVNRLAMVHRIGRMQVGELVVVVSAGAAHRDAAFGAARAGIDRLKKTVPIWKKEYFEDGSQWVGETPEG; from the coding sequence ATGAAAGCAGCTCCGCACATCGCAATTACCGATCAACCGTTCACCGTCTCCGAAACCGAATCGCTGGTCGCCGATCCGGCCAATGGCGCGGTCTGCTCATTCTCCGGACTGGTGCGCGACAACTCGCATGGCAAGACTGTCACCATGCTTGAGTATGACGCCTATGTCCCGATGGCCGAAAAACTGATGCGCATGATCGCCGAGGAAATCGACCGCGAATTTCCGGTCAACCGGCTGGCAATGGTGCACCGCATCGGACGGATGCAGGTGGGCGAATTGGTCGTGGTCGTCTCCGCCGGCGCAGCGCACCGCGATGCGGCCTTTGGCGCGGCGCGAGCCGGGATCGACCGTTTGAAGAAGACCGTCCCGATCTGGAAGAAAGAATACTTCGAGGATGGCTCGCAATGGGTGGGCGAGACACCGGAGGGGTAA
- a CDS encoding class I SAM-dependent methyltransferase: MTIGRGAKTHFSRVAPVYTRLRNTDPEIVETIASRFPQRDHIELADVGCGTGRYSALILDHLNGNARMFCCDASEEMLMQCRQTLRQTMIGKHVEFVQTSADNLPMADNSLDAVVTFNAVHHFDLEPFVREAARVLSPGGVLAIYTRTPEQNARTIWGQHFPGFNEYERRLYTRKQLEGAIRPVAALKLDSVQEFSFRRSEPTDILKERARHHHYSTFALYPPEEFERAFAAFEQTLAGLTNGSDSVSHSAENTLVLARKQS, from the coding sequence ATGACCATCGGGCGCGGAGCCAAGACGCATTTTTCACGGGTCGCCCCGGTCTACACGCGGCTGCGCAATACCGACCCTGAGATCGTTGAAACAATCGCCTCACGGTTTCCCCAGCGCGATCACATCGAACTGGCTGATGTCGGCTGCGGCACCGGGCGCTATTCGGCGCTGATTTTAGATCATCTCAACGGCAACGCGCGCATGTTCTGCTGCGACGCCTCCGAGGAGATGCTCATGCAGTGCCGTCAGACGCTCCGTCAAACGATGATCGGCAAGCACGTCGAATTCGTGCAGACCAGCGCCGACAACCTCCCGATGGCCGACAATTCTCTCGATGCTGTCGTCACCTTCAATGCCGTTCACCATTTCGATCTGGAACCGTTCGTTCGTGAAGCCGCCCGCGTCCTGAGCCCGGGTGGAGTGCTGGCGATCTACACGCGCACACCGGAGCAGAATGCGCGAACCATTTGGGGGCAACACTTTCCCGGATTCAACGAGTACGAACGGCGCCTTTACACGCGCAAGCAATTGGAAGGCGCGATTCGTCCGGTCGCAGCTTTGAAGCTCGATAGCGTGCAGGAGTTTTCATTCCGTCGCAGTGAGCCGACCGACATCCTCAAGGAACGCGCCCGCCATCATCACTACTCCACCTTTGCCTTGTATCCCCCCGAAGAGTTCGAGCGGGCCTTCGCCGCATTTGAACAGACCCTGGCCGGTTTGACCAACGGTAGCGACTCGGTTTCGCACTCCGCCGAAAACACGCTCGTATTGGCCCGCAAGCAGAGCTGA